The following are encoded in a window of Paraburkholderia sp. HP33-1 genomic DNA:
- a CDS encoding ABC transporter ATP-binding protein — MTDVPFVLADGIVRRDAERGQTLLQPTTFALRAGERVAITGASGSGKSVFLRALALLDPIDAGRILWHGAPVERAAIPRYRRNVAYIRQRPALIDGSVEDNLRYPFELRAYRDVRFDRARAAALAVRAGRSEDFLDKRASELSGGEAQIAALIRVLQLAPEVLLLDEPTASLDPASSRAIEALVQAWFDAAPGRHASMWVSHDLEQAVRMSERHLTMRAGVLGEDLPVHGDAQHRAPADLPREPRP; from the coding sequence ATGACCGATGTTCCCTTCGTCCTCGCCGACGGCATCGTGAGACGCGATGCCGAGCGCGGCCAGACGCTGTTGCAGCCGACCACCTTCGCACTGCGCGCCGGCGAGCGCGTTGCGATTACCGGAGCGTCCGGCTCCGGCAAAAGCGTGTTTCTGCGCGCGCTCGCGCTGCTCGATCCGATCGATGCGGGGCGTATTCTGTGGCATGGCGCGCCAGTCGAGCGCGCGGCGATTCCGCGCTACCGGCGCAACGTGGCGTATATCCGGCAGCGGCCCGCGCTGATCGACGGCAGCGTCGAAGACAACCTGCGCTATCCGTTCGAGTTGCGCGCGTATCGCGACGTGCGCTTCGATCGCGCTCGGGCGGCCGCGCTTGCCGTACGAGCCGGCCGCAGCGAGGATTTTCTCGACAAGCGCGCAAGCGAGCTGTCAGGCGGCGAAGCGCAGATCGCCGCGCTGATCCGTGTGCTGCAACTCGCGCCCGAAGTGCTGTTGCTCGACGAACCGACCGCGTCGCTCGACCCGGCGTCGTCGCGCGCGATCGAAGCGCTCGTGCAGGCGTGGTTCGATGCCGCGCCGGGACGTCACGCGTCGATGTGGGTGTCGCACGATCTGGAGCAGGCGGTCCGCATGAGCGAACGGCATCTGACGATGCGCGCCGGCGTCCTCGGCGAAGACCTTCCCGTGCACGGCGACGCACAACACCGCGCTCCTGCCGACCTGCCTCGGGAGCCCCGCCCATGA
- a CDS encoding AsmA family protein — translation MAGSSSIGRRIGKIFAWLLATLVILVAALVIFILTFDWNRARPYIDDKVSQAIGRPFAINGDLKVGWRHPAGETGWRGWVPWPRFSAANITIGNPDWTRQPQFATLDEIDFEVKVLPLLAHDIVIPAINLVNPSVDLERLADGRNNWTFNLPSSSGPSEWTLDLHDIGFAKGNLALSDQQKKVDLQMVVDTLGQPIPLGDALKQQEAASRSASAQAIGRAGASKLAAQAEAQAASEATATSEPTAAAQASAPSGAAATSGAPATPLYAIGWTVKGTYNRTPVSGSGKLGGVLALQDANRPFPVQADVKAGDLHIAFVGTITDPAHLAALDLRLWLQGNSMARLYSLTGMTLPETPPYATDGHLTGRFRSGGNVFTYENFTGRVGGSDLNGSLTYTGRVPRPLLQGEVESHVLQFSDLAPVIGADSNASKAQRGDATRQPSDRVLPVEEFRTDRWKAIDADVKFTGRRIIKNSNLPITDLYTHVEMTDGVLSLVPLKFGVAGGSLASDIHLDGGAAPLKGRFTMSARHLKLKQLFPNFKTMQNALGEINGDASLSATGNSPAALAATSNGELKALVTEGTVSRLLMEAAGLNVANVVYEKLFGNRDVKINCAAANFIATDGVLESRVFALDTDDAVINIDGHVNLRDETLDLGVHPHTKGFRVLSLRSPLYVKGTFRDPHVGVNAAALALRGGAVVGLGLINPFAALIPLLAPSNNKPLACTELLAQVRQMPKAPPPGVKQPNAPTSHDGAPDRKPAALSPASAAEYKGS, via the coding sequence ATGGCAGGGTCGAGCAGCATCGGACGACGGATCGGAAAAATCTTTGCATGGCTGCTGGCGACGCTCGTCATCCTGGTTGCAGCGCTCGTCATCTTCATCCTGACCTTCGACTGGAACCGCGCGCGGCCTTACATCGACGACAAGGTCAGCCAGGCGATCGGCCGGCCGTTCGCGATCAACGGCGATCTGAAGGTCGGCTGGCGTCATCCGGCCGGCGAAACCGGCTGGCGCGGCTGGGTGCCCTGGCCACGCTTTTCGGCGGCCAACATCACGATCGGCAATCCCGACTGGACCAGACAGCCACAGTTCGCGACGCTCGACGAAATCGACTTCGAGGTCAAGGTGCTGCCGCTGCTCGCGCATGACATCGTGATTCCGGCGATCAACCTCGTGAATCCGTCGGTCGATCTCGAACGTCTGGCCGATGGACGCAATAACTGGACCTTCAACCTGCCGTCGTCGAGCGGACCGTCGGAATGGACGCTCGATTTGCACGATATCGGCTTCGCGAAGGGCAATCTCGCGCTGTCGGATCAGCAGAAGAAGGTCGACCTTCAGATGGTCGTCGATACGCTCGGGCAGCCGATTCCGCTCGGCGATGCGCTCAAGCAGCAGGAAGCCGCCTCGCGCAGCGCGTCCGCCCAGGCGATCGGTCGCGCGGGCGCGAGCAAGCTCGCCGCGCAGGCCGAGGCGCAGGCTGCCTCGGAGGCGACGGCGACTTCCGAACCGACGGCTGCGGCGCAAGCGTCGGCACCATCGGGCGCGGCCGCGACTTCCGGCGCGCCCGCGACGCCCCTCTATGCGATCGGATGGACCGTCAAAGGCACGTACAACCGCACGCCTGTGTCCGGCAGCGGTAAGCTCGGCGGTGTGCTCGCGCTGCAGGACGCGAACCGGCCGTTCCCGGTGCAGGCCGACGTGAAAGCCGGCGACCTGCATATCGCATTCGTCGGCACGATTACCGATCCGGCGCATCTCGCGGCGCTCGATCTGCGTCTCTGGCTGCAGGGCAACAGCATGGCACGCCTGTATTCGCTGACCGGCATGACCTTGCCCGAGACTCCACCGTACGCGACCGACGGCCATCTGACCGGTCGGTTCAGGTCGGGCGGCAACGTGTTCACGTATGAAAACTTTACAGGCCGGGTCGGCGGCAGCGATCTCAACGGGTCGTTGACCTATACCGGGCGCGTGCCGCGGCCACTGCTGCAAGGTGAAGTCGAATCGCACGTATTGCAGTTCTCGGATCTCGCGCCGGTGATCGGCGCCGATTCGAATGCGAGCAAGGCGCAACGCGGCGACGCGACCCGTCAGCCGAGTGATCGCGTGCTGCCGGTCGAAGAGTTCCGCACCGACCGCTGGAAGGCGATCGACGCCGATGTCAAGTTCACCGGCCGGCGCATCATCAAGAACTCGAATCTGCCGATCACGGATCTGTACACGCACGTCGAGATGACCGACGGCGTGCTGTCGCTCGTGCCGCTGAAGTTCGGCGTCGCGGGCGGCTCGCTGGCGTCGGACATTCATCTCGATGGCGGCGCGGCGCCGCTGAAGGGGCGCTTTACGATGTCGGCGCGGCATCTGAAGTTGAAGCAACTCTTTCCGAACTTCAAGACGATGCAGAACGCGCTCGGTGAGATCAACGGAGATGCGTCGCTGTCCGCGACCGGCAATTCGCCCGCCGCGCTCGCGGCGACCTCGAACGGCGAGTTGAAGGCGCTCGTCACCGAGGGCACCGTGAGCCGTCTGCTGATGGAGGCGGCGGGGCTGAACGTCGCGAACGTCGTGTATGAAAAGCTGTTCGGCAATCGCGACGTGAAGATCAATTGCGCAGCCGCCAATTTCATCGCCACCGATGGCGTGCTCGAATCGCGTGTGTTCGCGCTTGATACCGACGACGCGGTGATCAACATCGACGGTCACGTGAATCTGCGTGACGAGACGCTGGACCTTGGCGTGCATCCGCATACGAAGGGCTTCCGGGTCCTTTCGCTGCGCTCCCCGCTGTACGTGAAGGGCACGTTCAGGGATCCGCACGTCGGCGTCAATGCGGCCGCGCTCGCGTTGCGGGGCGGCGCGGTGGTCGGCCTCGGGCTGATCAATCCGTTCGCGGCACTGATCCCGCTGCTCGCGCCGAGCAACAACAAGCCGCTGGCGTGTACGGAATTGCTCGCGCAGGTCCGGCAGATGCCGAAGGCGCCGCCGCCGGGCGTCAAGCAGCCTAACGCACCGACCTCGCACGACGGCGCGCCGGATCGCAAGCCCGCTGCGCTTTCGCCGGCGAGCGCGGCGGAATACAAGGGGAGCTGA
- a CDS encoding sensor histidine kinase, protein MKLFTKGLLLIAVPSVVELALLGVVFDTQEQTAQAAQWVDNSKQILYQSSAIVDPLLRQAARVRTAMVTGDASLIDRRAVWVDLNDRLAKLDALVAETPPQAERVRNMRRAIDAYREQSVAISQALHEGRSLRPYIALETGALPQQIAVFREELAQFGAAASQLDVERSTALGERRELQQRALIAAVFGSMLIWAVTAFVFARGIGQRLEVLTDNAERLGSGRPLAAPLSGSDEIAALDTVLHQTDARLREAEAEQETLKMQLEARAGELAAVNEELRQETQDNEMFIYSVSHDLRSPLVNLQGFSKELHVSCDELDGIIGQARLPDNEQRRMTQILDGDVRESLHYLRTAVARAAAIIDALLRISRAGRLEYQWQRVSVGRAVARVVDALQGTIDQRAASVTVRELPPAWGDPAAVEQIFSNLIGNALNFLDPARSGRIEVGALEPGPVDESEPRALRMRTYYVRDNGLGIPAAYLSKVFRAFQRLHGDVASGEGIGLALVRRTVERHGGRVWVESAEGAGSTFFVMLPEQPVRL, encoded by the coding sequence ATGAAACTATTCACCAAAGGTCTGCTGCTGATCGCTGTACCGAGCGTGGTCGAGCTCGCGCTGCTCGGGGTCGTCTTCGATACCCAGGAGCAGACCGCGCAGGCCGCACAATGGGTCGACAACAGCAAGCAGATCCTCTACCAGTCGTCGGCCATCGTCGATCCGCTGCTGCGTCAGGCCGCGCGTGTGCGCACGGCCATGGTGACGGGCGACGCATCGCTGATCGACCGCCGCGCAGTGTGGGTCGACCTGAACGACCGGCTCGCGAAGCTCGATGCGCTGGTCGCCGAAACACCGCCCCAGGCCGAGCGCGTCCGCAATATGCGACGCGCGATCGACGCGTATCGCGAGCAGAGCGTCGCAATTTCGCAGGCGTTGCACGAGGGGCGCAGTCTACGCCCCTATATCGCGCTCGAAACTGGCGCGTTGCCGCAACAGATCGCCGTGTTTCGCGAAGAGCTGGCCCAGTTCGGCGCGGCGGCGTCGCAACTCGACGTCGAGCGGTCGACCGCGCTTGGAGAACGGCGCGAGCTTCAGCAGCGCGCGCTGATCGCCGCCGTGTTCGGCTCGATGCTGATTTGGGCGGTCACCGCGTTCGTGTTCGCGCGCGGCATCGGCCAACGCCTCGAAGTCCTGACCGATAACGCCGAGCGGCTCGGAAGCGGTCGGCCGCTCGCGGCGCCATTGTCGGGCAGCGACGAAATCGCCGCGCTCGACACGGTGCTGCATCAGACCGATGCGCGACTGCGCGAGGCCGAAGCCGAGCAGGAGACCCTGAAGATGCAGCTCGAAGCACGCGCGGGGGAACTGGCTGCCGTCAATGAGGAATTGCGCCAGGAAACGCAGGACAACGAGATGTTCATCTACAGCGTGTCGCACGATCTGCGCTCCCCGCTCGTCAATCTGCAGGGGTTTTCGAAGGAGCTGCACGTATCGTGTGACGAGCTCGACGGCATCATCGGGCAGGCTCGCCTGCCTGACAATGAGCAGCGGCGCATGACGCAGATCCTCGACGGCGACGTGCGCGAGTCGCTGCACTATTTGCGCACCGCGGTCGCGCGCGCGGCGGCGATCATCGACGCGCTCCTGCGCATCTCGCGCGCGGGACGGCTCGAATACCAGTGGCAGCGGGTCAGCGTCGGACGCGCGGTGGCGCGGGTCGTCGATGCGCTGCAAGGCACCATCGACCAGCGCGCGGCGAGCGTGACGGTGCGCGAGCTGCCGCCCGCATGGGGCGACCCGGCGGCGGTCGAGCAGATCTTCAGCAACCTGATCGGCAATGCGCTGAATTTTCTCGATCCGGCGCGCAGCGGGCGCATCGAGGTCGGCGCGCTGGAGCCCGGACCCGTCGACGAAAGCGAGCCTCGCGCGCTCCGTATGCGCACCTATTACGTCCGCGATAATGGGCTCGGTATTCCAGCCGCGTATCTGTCGAAGGTGTTTCGCGCGTTCCAGCGTCTGCACGGAGACGTCGCGAGCGGCGAGGGAATCGGCCTGGCGCTGGTGCGGCGCACGGTCGAGCGGCACGGCGGGCGCGTCTGGGTCGAATCGGCCGAGGGCGCGGGCTCGACCTTTTTCGTGATGCTGCCCGAACAGCCGGTGCGCCTGTGA
- a CDS encoding response regulator — translation MNHAQTVSIVLIEDDDGHATLVERNLRRAGISNGFMRFRDGQQALDYFFGPAPAQPLTDADGHPYPPRENLANFVVLLDLKMPRVDGFEVLRRLKEAPETAAVPVIVLTTTDDPREIARCYELGCNVYICKPVEYDAFIEAVRRLGFFLQVVKLPPGHRLAPP, via the coding sequence ATGAATCACGCGCAAACGGTCAGCATCGTTCTGATCGAAGACGATGACGGCCACGCGACGCTCGTCGAGCGTAATCTGCGCCGCGCCGGCATTTCGAACGGCTTCATGCGCTTTCGCGACGGCCAGCAGGCGCTCGATTATTTCTTCGGCCCCGCGCCCGCGCAGCCATTGACCGACGCCGACGGCCATCCGTATCCGCCGCGCGAGAATCTCGCGAATTTCGTCGTGCTGCTCGATCTGAAGATGCCGCGCGTCGACGGCTTCGAGGTGTTGCGGCGTCTGAAGGAAGCCCCCGAGACCGCCGCGGTGCCGGTGATCGTGCTGACCACCACCGACGATCCGCGCGAGATCGCGCGCTGCTACGAGCTCGGCTGCAACGTCTATATCTGCAAGCCGGTCGAATATGATGCGTTCATCGAGGCCGTGCGCCGGCTCGGCTTTTTCCTGCAAGTGGTCAAGCTGCCGCCGGGGCATCGGCTTGCGCCGCCCTGA
- a CDS encoding hybrid sensor histidine kinase/response regulator — MTEEVSTPHVAYVLVVDDDEGILRLARKSLERAGCRVAICAGVEAARERLASGCPDLLVLDYQLSGPETGLDFFRRLRAEGVRIPAILVTGFTDESRVIEALRSGVSDVVPKSGDYLDYLPEAVERVLSQVRLQRASDEALLLRDRELHYRTLSEALPHLVLTCDAAGDCDFLSKQWHDYTGLPEHGSHGLAWLDAVHPDDREEIRRSWLKAVASRSGEYRQEMRIRRHDGEYRWFDVRVVAMRDADGNVSKWFGSCTDIHSQREAIEERERLLESEQAARQAAEEANRAKDRFLAMLSHELRTPLTPVLAGASVLEMIPELPEQARASVRMIRRNVELEARLIDDLLDLTRVANGKLRLSLETVDVHEVIDSVLELFRSEIQVKQQDVHVGKHATQHYVLADRARLQQMLWNLIRNAAKFTPDGGHIYVRTRDERMQVQISVEDTGIGIEPEQIGKLFNAFEQGDQKMTRQFGGLGLGLAITKALTDVHGGTVTAQSPGPHCGATFTITLPTAAAPAAAQPVIVPSTVQPASSLTVLLIEDHIDTADVMAQLMRSVGHDVTVVGRIDDALAATQLQSFDLVVSDVGLPDGTGLDFIKAFREHSDVPAVALTGFGTDEDVRRCLSAGFTSHLTKPVNFGQLETMIENAAQLKARKGA, encoded by the coding sequence ATGACCGAAGAAGTGTCCACGCCGCACGTCGCGTACGTGCTCGTCGTCGATGACGACGAAGGCATCTTGCGACTCGCGCGCAAATCGCTCGAACGCGCCGGCTGCCGGGTGGCGATCTGCGCCGGCGTCGAGGCGGCTCGCGAGCGCCTCGCGAGCGGCTGCCCCGATCTGCTCGTGCTCGACTATCAACTGAGCGGACCCGAGACGGGGCTCGACTTCTTCCGGCGTCTGCGCGCGGAGGGCGTGCGCATTCCGGCGATCCTCGTGACCGGCTTCACCGACGAATCGCGCGTGATCGAAGCGCTGCGCTCAGGCGTGTCCGACGTAGTGCCGAAGTCCGGTGACTATCTCGACTATCTGCCGGAGGCCGTGGAGCGCGTGCTGTCGCAGGTGCGGCTGCAACGCGCGTCCGACGAGGCGCTGCTGCTACGCGATCGCGAACTGCATTACCGGACGCTGTCCGAAGCGTTGCCGCATCTCGTGCTGACCTGCGACGCGGCCGGAGATTGCGACTTCCTGTCGAAGCAGTGGCACGACTACACCGGCTTGCCCGAACACGGCTCGCACGGTCTCGCATGGCTCGACGCGGTGCATCCCGACGATCGCGAGGAGATCCGCCGCAGCTGGCTGAAGGCCGTCGCGAGCCGCAGCGGCGAGTATCGGCAGGAGATGCGGATTCGCCGCCACGACGGCGAGTACCGCTGGTTCGACGTGCGGGTGGTCGCGATGCGCGACGCCGACGGCAACGTCAGCAAATGGTTCGGCAGTTGCACCGACATCCACTCGCAGCGCGAGGCGATCGAGGAGCGCGAGCGACTGCTCGAGTCCGAGCAGGCCGCGCGCCAGGCCGCCGAAGAAGCGAATCGCGCGAAGGACCGTTTTCTCGCGATGCTGTCGCACGAATTGCGCACGCCGCTCACGCCAGTGCTCGCGGGCGCGAGCGTGCTCGAGATGATCCCCGAGCTGCCCGAGCAGGCGCGCGCGAGCGTGCGGATGATTCGCCGCAACGTCGAACTGGAGGCGCGGCTGATCGACGATCTGCTCGATCTGACGCGCGTCGCGAACGGCAAGCTTCGGCTGTCGCTGGAGACCGTCGACGTGCACGAGGTGATCGACAGCGTGCTCGAACTCTTTCGCAGCGAAATCCAGGTCAAGCAGCAGGACGTGCACGTCGGGAAGCACGCGACGCAACACTACGTGCTCGCCGATCGCGCGCGCCTGCAACAGATGCTGTGGAACCTCATTCGCAATGCGGCGAAGTTCACGCCGGACGGCGGTCATATCTATGTGCGCACGCGCGACGAACGCATGCAGGTGCAGATCTCGGTCGAAGACACCGGCATCGGCATCGAGCCCGAGCAGATCGGCAAGCTGTTCAATGCGTTCGAGCAGGGCGACCAGAAGATGACGCGGCAGTTCGGCGGCCTGGGCTTGGGTCTCGCGATCACGAAGGCTTTGACCGACGTGCACGGCGGTACCGTGACCGCGCAGAGCCCCGGTCCGCATTGCGGCGCGACCTTCACGATCACGCTGCCGACCGCCGCCGCGCCGGCCGCCGCGCAGCCGGTCATCGTGCCGAGCACCGTGCAGCCGGCGAGCTCGTTGACGGTGCTACTGATCGAGGACCACATCGATACCGCCGACGTGATGGCGCAGTTGATGCGCAGCGTCGGCCATGACGTGACGGTGGTCGGGCGCATCGACGACGCGCTTGCGGCGACGCAGTTGCAGAGCTTCGATCTGGTCGTCAGCGATGTCGGGTTGCCCGATGGCACCGGCCTCGATTTCATCAAGGCGTTTCGCGAGCATTCGGACGTGCCTGCCGTCGCCCTGACCGGCTTCGGCACCGACGAGGACGTGCGCCGTTGTCTGAGCGCGGGCTTTACGTCGCATCTGACGAAGCCTGTCAATTTCGGCCAGCTCGAAACGATGATCGAAAATGCGGCGCAATTGAAGGCGCGAAAGGGCGCGTAA
- the mscL gene encoding large conductance mechanosensitive channel protein MscL, protein MSMIQEFKEFALKGNVMDLAVGVIIGGAFSTIVNSVVKDLIMPVVGLATGGLDFSNMFIRLGHIPATYKGNPESYKDLQTAGVAVIGYGSFITVLINFIILAFIIFLMVKFINNLRKAPEAAPAEPPPTPEDVLLLREIRDSLKNQQR, encoded by the coding sequence ATGAGCATGATCCAGGAATTTAAAGAATTTGCCCTCAAGGGCAATGTGATGGATCTGGCGGTCGGTGTGATTATCGGCGGCGCATTTTCCACCATTGTCAATTCCGTGGTTAAAGACCTGATCATGCCGGTTGTCGGGCTCGCTACTGGCGGCCTCGATTTCTCCAATATGTTCATTCGCCTCGGCCATATTCCGGCGACTTACAAAGGCAACCCGGAATCGTATAAAGACCTGCAAACGGCGGGTGTGGCGGTGATCGGCTACGGTTCGTTCATTACCGTGCTGATCAACTTCATCATTCTCGCGTTCATCATTTTCCTGATGGTCAAATTCATCAACAATTTGCGCAAGGCGCCGGAAGCCGCCCCGGCGGAGCCGCCGCCGACCCCGGAAGACGTGCTTCTGCTGCGCGAGATCCGCGATTCGCTAAAGAACCAGCAGCGTTAA
- a CDS encoding threonine/serine dehydratase yields MSSAMPQHTDHTIDGEPIPTLDDIAAQHFALTPWVARTPVFDRLDFGSLRSTVVNFKFELLQAGGSFKTRGAFTNLLALDDAQKSAGVTCVSGGNHAVAVAFAAMRLGVSAKVVLLSAANPARVALCREYGADIVYAEDLAEAFELVRHIEAEEGRYFVHPFNGYRTVLGSATLGYEWATQTPDLEAVIVPIGGGGLAAGVSTALRLANPNMHVYGVEPEGSDVMSRSFAANHTVRMGRMYSIADSLMSPHTEQYSYELCRRHIDRLVTVSDDQLRTAMLILFDQLKLAVEPACAAATAALLGPLREQLQGKRVGVLLCGTNTDPVSFAAHLERARHGESQFPR; encoded by the coding sequence ATGTCGAGCGCCATGCCGCAGCACACGGATCACACCATCGACGGCGAGCCGATCCCCACGCTCGACGACATCGCCGCGCAGCACTTTGCGTTGACGCCGTGGGTCGCGCGCACGCCGGTGTTCGACCGGCTCGACTTCGGGTCGCTGCGCAGCACCGTCGTCAACTTCAAGTTCGAACTGCTGCAGGCGGGCGGCAGCTTCAAGACACGCGGCGCCTTCACGAACCTGCTCGCGCTCGACGATGCGCAAAAGAGCGCGGGCGTCACCTGCGTATCGGGCGGCAACCATGCGGTGGCCGTCGCCTTTGCGGCGATGCGGCTAGGCGTCAGTGCGAAAGTCGTGCTGCTCAGTGCGGCCAATCCGGCGCGCGTCGCGCTGTGCCGCGAGTACGGCGCCGACATCGTCTATGCGGAAGATCTCGCCGAAGCGTTCGAGCTGGTACGCCACATCGAGGCCGAGGAAGGCCGATATTTCGTGCATCCGTTCAACGGCTATCGCACGGTGCTCGGCTCGGCCACGCTCGGCTACGAATGGGCAACGCAAACGCCTGACCTCGAAGCGGTGATCGTGCCGATCGGCGGCGGCGGACTCGCGGCCGGGGTCTCCACGGCGCTGCGGCTCGCGAATCCGAACATGCATGTGTACGGCGTCGAACCCGAAGGCTCAGACGTGATGAGCAGGAGTTTTGCCGCCAACCATACGGTCAGAATGGGCCGTATGTACAGCATCGCCGATTCGCTGATGTCGCCGCATACCGAGCAATACAGCTATGAACTGTGCCGCCGCCATATCGATCGGCTCGTGACGGTGTCCGACGATCAGTTACGCACGGCGATGCTGATCCTGTTCGATCAGTTAAAGCTCGCGGTCGAGCCGGCCTGCGCGGCCGCTACCGCGGCGCTGCTCGGACCGCTGCGCGAGCAGCTGCAGGGCAAACGCGTGGGTGTGCTGCTGTGCGGCACCAACACCGATCCGGTCAGTTTTGCCGCGCATCTGGAGCGCGCGCGTCATGGAGAGTCGCAGTTTCCTCGTTAG
- the argE gene encoding acetylornithine deacetylase encodes MSHVAETAQSSQSSASPAAPASPVSLPWVTRLVSMDTVSRNPNLGLIETVRDELRAAGVDATLTHGKGGQWANLFATIPAHDGETNGGVVLSGHTDVVPVDGQQWDSDPFKPEIRGDKLYGRGTCDMKGFIGAALALLPDMQRTKLAKPIHFALSFDEEVGCVGAPLMIADLMKRGVKPDGCIVGEPTSMRPIIAHKGINTYQCCVRGQAAHSSLTPKGLNAIEYAARLICYIRDMADQFREQGPFDELYDVPFSTAQTSTITGGNAINTVPAECQFQFEFRNLPTLDPEQIFARIDTYARETLLPKMLREHPSAAIEITKIAAAPGLDSSEQAAITQLVRALTADREKRKVAYGTEAGLFSNAGVPSIVCGPGDIQQAHKANEFVELEQLVACERFLRKFIHSMSVEAA; translated from the coding sequence ATGTCTCACGTCGCTGAAACAGCGCAATCGTCGCAGTCTTCTGCCTCCCCCGCTGCTCCCGCATCTCCGGTATCTCTGCCCTGGGTCACCCGTCTCGTGTCGATGGACACGGTGAGCCGCAATCCGAATCTCGGCCTGATCGAAACCGTGCGCGACGAGTTGCGCGCGGCCGGCGTCGACGCAACGCTCACGCACGGCAAGGGCGGCCAATGGGCGAACCTGTTCGCGACGATTCCCGCGCACGATGGCGAAACGAACGGCGGCGTCGTGCTGTCGGGCCACACGGACGTCGTGCCGGTGGACGGCCAGCAATGGGACAGCGATCCGTTCAAGCCCGAGATTCGTGGCGACAAACTGTACGGCCGCGGCACCTGCGACATGAAGGGCTTCATCGGCGCGGCGCTCGCGCTCCTGCCGGACATGCAGCGCACGAAGCTCGCGAAGCCGATCCACTTCGCGCTGTCGTTCGACGAGGAAGTTGGCTGCGTCGGCGCGCCGCTTATGATCGCCGATCTGATGAAGCGCGGTGTGAAGCCGGACGGCTGCATCGTCGGCGAGCCGACCAGCATGCGCCCGATCATCGCGCACAAGGGCATCAACACGTATCAGTGCTGCGTGCGCGGCCAGGCCGCGCATTCGTCGCTGACGCCGAAGGGCTTGAACGCGATCGAGTACGCGGCGCGCCTGATCTGCTACATCCGCGACATGGCCGACCAGTTCCGCGAGCAAGGCCCGTTCGACGAACTGTACGACGTGCCGTTCAGCACCGCGCAGACCAGCACGATCACGGGCGGCAACGCGATCAACACGGTGCCGGCCGAGTGCCAGTTCCAGTTTGAATTCCGCAATCTGCCGACGCTCGATCCCGAGCAGATCTTCGCGCGCATCGACACCTACGCGCGCGAAACGCTGCTGCCGAAAATGCTGCGCGAACATCCGTCGGCCGCGATCGAGATCACGAAGATCGCCGCGGCGCCCGGCCTCGATTCGTCTGAACAGGCCGCGATCACGCAGCTCGTGCGCGCGCTGACCGCCGACCGGGAGAAGCGCAAGGTCGCGTACGGCACCGAGGCGGGCCTCTTTTCCAACGCGGGTGTGCCGAGCATCGTCTGCGGCCCCGGCGACATCCAGCAGGCGCACAAGGCGAACGAATTCGTCGAGCTCGAGCAGCTCGTCGCGTGCGAGCGCTTTTTGCGCAAGTTCATCCACAGCATGTCGGTCGAGGCCGCTTAG